One window from the genome of Candidatus Chlorohelix allophototropha encodes:
- the malZ gene encoding maltodextrin glucosidase has protein sequence MSRPLWLASVHHDGSSMYLFADKPKIGDSVTVRLRAGLTAPIEKVYLRTAPDGEQEIVPMHLVTATDNCRWWEVTLKLRMPRTGYRFLISTAEGGWWYNAAGITRYNPTDIRDFKLIAGYHAPAWVRHSTFYQIFPDRFYDGDSTSNVHSGEYTAQGKPVVARVWGERPHTHQEGGGYEFFGGDLQGIAQRLDYLQDLGITALYLNPIFTSPSNHKYDVADYYEVDKHFGGNAALVALRRALDERGMRLMLDIVPNHVSATHPWFLAAQTNLQADTAEFFTFRRHPNEYESWLGVRTLPKLNYNSSKLRRLMFESKEAIMRYWLRKPYRIDGWRVDVANMMGRQGEIQLGNKIGRAMRRAVKQESPEMYLLGEHFFDGTSHLQGDELDASMNYQGFTFPLWHWLAAFETPSIWRREWEDNVPLPAAEMAAQWLEFMSAVPWQIVAQQFNLLDSHDTPRILSIVGNDPVRVKIASTLQFTFPGTPCLYYGDEIGLEGAGDPDNRRCMVWDESKWNLDLREHYRQLTRLRKESTALQAGGFQIIYAQDETVAYQREAEAEGLLVVARRSDDGLKALPVAHTNLTDGMQLVEYFSGASAMVGEGLLPLTTLPSVGAQIWIYKSK, from the coding sequence ATGTCTCGACCCCTCTGGCTAGCTAGTGTCCATCATGATGGTTCGTCCATGTATCTATTTGCTGATAAACCTAAAATCGGCGATAGCGTTACAGTACGACTACGCGCCGGGCTGACTGCACCTATAGAGAAAGTTTATCTGCGTACTGCTCCAGATGGTGAGCAGGAAATTGTGCCTATGCATTTGGTGACAGCAACCGACAATTGTCGTTGGTGGGAAGTAACCTTAAAACTGCGAATGCCTCGCACCGGCTACCGCTTTTTGATTAGCACTGCGGAGGGTGGTTGGTGGTACAACGCCGCCGGAATTACGCGCTATAATCCTACTGATATTCGCGATTTCAAACTCATTGCCGGTTACCATGCGCCCGCTTGGGTTCGACACTCAACTTTTTATCAGATATTTCCCGACCGCTTTTATGATGGTGACTCCACCAGCAATGTACATTCCGGTGAATATACTGCACAGGGTAAACCTGTTGTCGCCAGAGTATGGGGAGAGCGCCCCCACACGCATCAAGAAGGGGGCGGCTACGAGTTTTTCGGGGGCGATTTACAAGGAATTGCGCAACGTTTGGATTATTTGCAAGATTTAGGTATTACCGCGCTGTATTTGAACCCCATTTTCACCTCGCCGAGCAACCACAAATACGATGTGGCAGATTATTATGAGGTGGACAAACACTTCGGCGGCAATGCGGCGCTGGTAGCTTTGCGGCGCGCTCTAGATGAACGTGGGATGCGTCTTATGCTGGATATAGTGCCAAACCATGTCAGCGCCACCCATCCTTGGTTTCTGGCGGCACAGACTAATCTACAAGCCGATACCGCCGAGTTTTTCACCTTTCGCCGCCATCCCAATGAATACGAGTCGTGGTTGGGGGTAAGAACCTTGCCTAAGCTAAATTATAATAGCTCTAAGCTGCGCCGCCTTATGTTTGAGAGTAAGGAGGCGATAATGCGCTACTGGTTGCGCAAACCATACCGTATTGATGGTTGGCGGGTGGATGTAGCAAATATGATGGGTCGGCAAGGCGAAATACAGCTTGGCAACAAAATCGGCAGAGCAATGCGCCGCGCTGTTAAACAAGAATCGCCGGAGATGTATCTGCTGGGCGAACATTTCTTTGACGGTACGTCCCACCTTCAGGGTGATGAACTTGATGCCAGCATGAATTATCAGGGCTTTACTTTTCCGCTTTGGCATTGGCTGGCTGCTTTTGAAACTCCTTCAATTTGGAGGCGGGAGTGGGAAGATAATGTGCCGCTGCCTGCCGCTGAAATGGCGGCTCAATGGCTTGAATTTATGTCGGCTGTGCCTTGGCAAATTGTAGCGCAGCAATTCAATCTGCTCGACAGCCACGATACGCCCCGCATACTCTCTATAGTAGGCAATGATCCGGTGCGTGTGAAAATTGCTTCCACCCTCCAATTTACCTTTCCCGGTACACCCTGCCTGTACTATGGCGATGAGATCGGGTTGGAGGGAGCAGGTGATCCTGATAACCGCCGTTGTATGGTCTGGGATGAGAGCAAATGGAATCTTGATTTGCGTGAACATTATCGCCAGTTAACCAGATTGCGCAAAGAATCGACTGCATTACAAGCGGGCGGTTTTCAGATAATCTATGCTCAAGATGAGACGGTGGCATATCAGCGTGAGGCTGAAGCTGAAGGTTTGCTGGTGGTAGCGCGGCGCAGCGATGATGGGCTGAAAGCGTTGCCTGTTGCTCATACTAATCTGACAGATGGCATGCAACTGGTAGAATATTTCAGTGGCGCGAGCGCAATGGTCGGTGAAGGGCTGTTACCGCTAACTACTTTGCCGAGCGTAGGGGCGCAGATTTGGATTTATAAGTCAAAGTAA
- a CDS encoding NUDIX hydrolase N-terminal domain-containing protein — protein sequence MPSFHELYQLADELRAIGAQGLHFNHLEYDVHRYRRVLEISARLLAALEQREVNEVLAEFHGIMQQVSPRIGADAVVVRENKILLIQRRDSGLWCLPGGGVEIGESLTEAAQRELREETGLQGKVVRLLGLLDSRHWKALSKFQNYYAMFQVEVEPDQEPTPTLEACAFGYFGEDELPPLFSSHSTRLPFIFRQLRGEETIPYVD from the coding sequence ATGCCCTCATTTCACGAATTGTACCAATTGGCGGACGAGTTACGAGCTATTGGAGCGCAGGGATTGCATTTCAATCATCTTGAATATGATGTTCATCGCTACCGACGTGTTCTGGAAATTAGCGCTCGCTTGTTAGCCGCCTTGGAGCAACGTGAGGTTAATGAGGTATTGGCTGAGTTTCATGGGATTATGCAGCAGGTAAGCCCACGTATTGGTGCGGATGCAGTGGTTGTACGCGAGAACAAAATATTATTGATACAGCGGCGTGATAGCGGCTTATGGTGCTTGCCGGGTGGCGGGGTTGAAATCGGTGAAAGCCTGACCGAAGCAGCGCAGCGCGAGTTGCGCGAAGAAACCGGGCTTCAGGGTAAAGTGGTGCGCTTGTTGGGATTGCTCGACTCACGGCATTGGAAAGCCCTGAGCAAGTTCCAAAATTACTATGCCATGTTTCAGGTAGAAGTTGAACCGGATCAGGAACCTACTCCAACCCTTGAAGCCTGTGCTTTTGGTTACTTCGGTGAGGATGAATTGCCCCCTTTATTTTCCAGCCACAGTACCAGATTGCCTTTTATTTTCCGGCAATTGCGCGGGGAAGAAACAATCCCTTATGTTGATTAG
- a CDS encoding AI-2E family transporter: MYPNPSDKTRRWWRIGLLGIAFLFIGWVFLRAQHGLTPFIVGLVLAFVLMPLVDALNRLMPRALAILLVYIMIIGALAGFFIYLVPIIVDQSNKLIQETPRYIDEVQKWLNQTYKEIAQQIPSDYRQPLTDFVNDFSKNAINFVRDIVTGLIGGTFSLVFGTIGFVVGVLIVPFWLFFVLKDKSKGMQTLFNIVAPNLRDDARRVINIISFDLNDYIRGQLILAGSVAILCSIGLLIVGFDTSTSIFLGFIAGMFEVLPIIGPILGAIPAIVVSFFYGSTGNVDLVLKVVILYIIVQQIEGNILVPKIAGDSTKLHPAVVMLVIIIGSEIGGLPGAIVSVPFTALIRDVFVYLYQRTVLGVSPEEAEIKTPGRRDALLAERQRRARRQLKRTEENEEIIAQ, translated from the coding sequence ATGTATCCAAACCCTTCTGACAAAACGCGGCGCTGGTGGCGCATCGGTTTGCTGGGAATTGCTTTCCTATTTATCGGCTGGGTTTTTTTAAGAGCGCAGCATGGCTTGACCCCTTTCATCGTGGGGTTGGTGCTGGCATTTGTGTTAATGCCTCTGGTAGATGCTTTGAACCGCTTAATGCCTCGCGCCCTTGCCATTCTGCTGGTCTATATCATGATCATTGGGGCGTTGGCGGGGTTCTTTATCTACCTTGTGCCGATTATAGTTGATCAATCCAACAAGCTAATTCAGGAAACGCCGCGCTACATTGACGAGGTTCAAAAGTGGCTGAACCAGACTTATAAAGAAATTGCTCAGCAAATTCCTTCCGATTATCGGCAGCCCCTGACCGATTTTGTGAACGACTTCAGCAAAAACGCCATCAACTTTGTACGGGACATTGTTACCGGCTTAATCGGCGGCACTTTTTCGCTGGTATTTGGCACTATCGGCTTTGTAGTGGGGGTATTAATTGTACCTTTCTGGCTATTTTTCGTGTTGAAAGATAAATCAAAAGGTATGCAAACCCTGTTTAACATTGTTGCGCCTAACTTGCGTGACGATGCCCGGCGAGTGATTAATATCATCAGCTTTGACTTGAACGATTACATCCGGGGACAATTAATACTGGCTGGTTCTGTAGCAATACTCTGTTCAATCGGTTTGCTAATTGTTGGTTTTGATACTTCAACCTCAATATTTCTTGGCTTTATAGCCGGGATGTTCGAAGTTTTGCCCATTATCGGACCAATTCTTGGCGCAATTCCGGCAATAGTGGTTTCCTTCTTCTATGGTAGTACCGGCAATGTCGATTTGGTACTTAAAGTTGTAATCCTGTACATCATCGTCCAACAAATTGAAGGTAACATTCTGGTTCCCAAAATTGCCGGGGATAGCACCAAATTGCACCCGGCAGTGGTGATGTTGGTCATCATTATCGGCAGCGAAATCGGAGGGTTACCGGGTGCGATTGTCAGCGTGCCGTTTACTGCACTGATACGGGACGTTTTCGTTTACCTTTACCAACGCACCGTCCTAGGGGTCAGTCCAGAAGAAGCCGAAATTAAAACACCCGGTCGGCGGGATGCGCTTCTAGCTGAACGGCAAAGGCGCGCGCGCCGCCAGTTAAAGCGCACGGAAGAAAACGAAGAAATTATTGCGCAGTAG
- a CDS encoding acetylornithine transaminase → MTSSWPDLEKKYLMFNIKRPPMVIVKGEGVRLWDQTGRSYLDFVGGWAVNALGHCHPAVVNAIQQQAATLIHTSNQYYTIPQIELGRLLVENSALDKVFLCNSGAEANEGAVKLARKYGKVKKNGAYEVITTLKSFHGRTLAMVAATGKPHYQEPYKPLPAGFLNVPYNDLEAIKQATNERTIAIMIEPVQGEGGVNVATQEYMHGLRKWCDENGLLLMLDEVQTGIGRTGKLFAYQHYGIEPDIMTLAKALGGGVSIGALLSKQHCAVFEPGDHGSTFGGNPLACAAGVAVMNEVLHNDISGRAAATGEYLVKRLGELKEKHPIITEVRGLGLLCAFDISKEVAGDIMLRCSEEGLLINMVSPTTIRLMPPLIITENNVDEAIDILDEVLSEF, encoded by the coding sequence ATTACCTCAAGCTGGCCCGATTTGGAAAAGAAATATTTGATGTTTAACATCAAACGCCCCCCTATGGTTATTGTTAAGGGTGAAGGCGTGCGCTTGTGGGATCAGACCGGGCGAAGTTATCTCGATTTTGTGGGAGGCTGGGCTGTAAACGCTCTAGGACACTGCCACCCTGCCGTAGTCAATGCCATCCAACAACAGGCTGCTACGCTTATTCACACCTCAAACCAGTATTATACTATCCCCCAGATTGAATTAGGACGTTTACTGGTAGAAAACTCGGCGTTGGATAAAGTATTCCTGTGCAACAGCGGTGCAGAAGCAAATGAAGGCGCAGTTAAGCTGGCACGCAAGTATGGCAAAGTCAAGAAAAACGGAGCTTACGAGGTAATTACCACCCTGAAATCATTTCACGGGCGCACCCTCGCTATGGTAGCCGCTACCGGCAAACCGCATTATCAAGAACCATATAAACCGCTACCGGCAGGCTTCCTCAACGTACCTTACAACGACCTTGAGGCTATCAAACAAGCCACCAACGAACGCACCATAGCCATTATGATTGAACCGGTGCAAGGTGAAGGCGGCGTAAATGTAGCTACTCAGGAATATATGCATGGCTTGCGCAAATGGTGCGATGAGAATGGGCTTTTGCTAATGCTTGATGAAGTACAAACCGGAATCGGGCGCACCGGCAAGCTTTTTGCCTATCAACATTACGGCATTGAGCCGGACATTATGACCCTAGCAAAAGCGTTAGGGGGCGGTGTATCAATCGGCGCGCTCTTGTCCAAACAACATTGTGCGGTCTTTGAACCGGGCGACCATGGTTCAACTTTCGGCGGAAACCCGTTAGCATGCGCCGCCGGGGTTGCGGTAATGAATGAGGTGCTGCACAATGATATTTCTGGACGAGCAGCCGCTACCGGTGAATATTTGGTCAAGCGCTTGGGTGAATTAAAGGAGAAACACCCGATAATTACCGAGGTGCGCGGGCTAGGCTTGCTTTGTGCCTTTGACATTAGTAAAGAAGTAGCGGGCGATATTATGTTGCGCTGTTCGGAGGAAGGCTTATTAATTAATATGGTAAGCCCAACGACAATTCGCCTAATGCCACCGCTAATTATCACCGAAAACAATGTGGATGAGGCGATTGACATTCTTGACGAAGTTTTGTCCGAATTCTAA
- a CDS encoding RDD family protein yields the protein MFCPYCGAQNEDAANTCKECQKPLPKPEEERKEKEKPVYNPPPVRPFQPGSPGSEYVFAAPVNYSSGYVYQPASTVGVAQSDSIALARLGAYIIDSIITGVISLVVVVIPLVFWVTSFVSRYYSDLEATCNTSRDTVACDNLLENIMVEKGELWGFLGVVGGFGLLATLLCLAYSVYFTARGATPGKKVFGIKVVRQDGSTPGFGAALLRQTVGYFISSTVFMLGFLWAVFDKYGQGWHDKLAKTYVVKA from the coding sequence ATGTTTTGTCCATATTGTGGCGCTCAAAATGAGGATGCAGCTAACACATGCAAAGAGTGCCAGAAGCCTTTGCCCAAGCCGGAAGAGGAGCGCAAGGAGAAAGAAAAGCCGGTTTATAATCCGCCTCCGGTGCGCCCTTTCCAGCCCGGATCGCCCGGTAGTGAGTATGTATTTGCCGCACCCGTCAACTATTCTTCCGGCTATGTATACCAACCAGCCTCAACAGTAGGTGTTGCACAGAGTGATTCAATCGCGTTGGCAAGGTTGGGTGCTTATATTATAGATAGTATAATCACCGGGGTAATTAGCCTAGTGGTGGTGGTAATACCATTAGTATTTTGGGTAACCAGTTTTGTGAGCCGTTATTACTCCGATCTGGAAGCAACCTGTAATACTTCCCGCGATACTGTGGCATGTGATAATCTGCTTGAAAATATTATGGTAGAGAAAGGTGAGCTTTGGGGGTTCCTTGGTGTGGTAGGGGGCTTTGGGTTATTGGCAACCCTCCTGTGCCTAGCCTACTCCGTATATTTCACAGCGCGGGGGGCTACACCGGGCAAAAAGGTTTTTGGAATAAAAGTAGTGCGTCAGGACGGTTCCACGCCCGGTTTTGGGGCTGCCTTACTTCGCCAAACCGTGGGTTACTTTATCAGTAGTACAGTTTTTATGCTTGGTTTTCTTTGGGCAGTATTTGATAAATACGGGCAAGGCTGGCATGATAAGCTGGCGAAAACTTATGTGGTGAAAGCTTAA
- a CDS encoding 2TM domain-containing protein, whose translation MNYDVSSPEYREAYRMAERRVKAKIGFYWHLASYVIVNGMLIVIYLLTTMPVGGLYYPWFVWPMLGWGIGLLFHFLGVYVFASNNSPAVRQRMIEEELRKMGTPVPPPGVQWPNTGYGQANVPDPNREQKY comes from the coding sequence ATGAATTATGATGTATCCAGCCCGGAATACAGAGAAGCATATCGAATGGCGGAACGCCGCGTAAAAGCCAAAATCGGGTTTTACTGGCATCTGGCTTCCTACGTCATTGTAAACGGTATGTTGATTGTTATTTACCTACTTACTACTATGCCAGTAGGCGGGCTATATTATCCCTGGTTTGTATGGCCTATGCTCGGATGGGGAATCGGGTTATTATTCCATTTTCTTGGGGTGTACGTTTTTGCCTCAAATAACTCTCCGGCAGTACGACAGCGCATGATAGAGGAAGAGCTTCGGAAAATGGGAACGCCGGTTCCACCTCCCGGCGTACAATGGCCTAATACCGGTTATGGGCAAGCTAATGTGCCAGACCCTAATAGAGAGCAGAAATATTAG
- a CDS encoding response regulator, which yields MHNPNTGRVLAIDDDPGIRNVLKRIFETGGYDAEIVSSGQEALALLFSTDHNTDDCPFGLILTDLGMPEMDGWSVAAAIRSRWLDVPVVLVTGWGDDVDNKKTKECQINEVISKPFNLHNLLELISKYTTH from the coding sequence ATGCATAATCCTAACACTGGTAGAGTTTTGGCAATTGATGATGATCCGGGTATTAGAAATGTCCTTAAGCGCATTTTTGAAACCGGTGGTTATGATGCTGAGATTGTATCTTCCGGTCAAGAAGCGCTTGCTCTCCTTTTTTCTACTGACCATAATACTGACGATTGCCCATTTGGTTTAATTTTAACCGACTTAGGGATGCCAGAAATGGATGGATGGAGTGTTGCTGCTGCCATTCGTAGTCGCTGGTTAGATGTTCCGGTGGTATTGGTGACCGGATGGGGCGACGATGTAGATAATAAAAAAACTAAAGAATGTCAAATTAACGAAGTTATTTCTAAACCTTTTAATCTTCATAATCTATTAGAACTTATATCCAAATATACAACCCACTAA
- a CDS encoding response regulator, with amino-acid sequence MQPAYLTEQPLTNVMTMIENLPKRILIVDDDTDILTLLKFQLRYTGWTISTATDGAEALELFLSTPFDLVLTDAMMPGMSGYDLARLVRTSEKGCSTPIIMLSAILDTPDQLELAKDSGVDVYMTKPHDRRKLQEQINALLESPPRRQVSTV; translated from the coding sequence ATGCAGCCAGCCTATCTAACAGAACAACCCTTAACAAATGTCATGACTATGATCGAAAATTTGCCTAAACGCATACTTATTGTAGATGACGATACTGATATTCTAACCCTACTCAAATTTCAATTACGCTATACAGGGTGGACTATTTCCACTGCGACTGATGGTGCAGAAGCTTTGGAATTATTCTTATCAACTCCGTTTGATTTGGTTTTAACTGATGCTATGATGCCCGGAATGTCTGGTTATGACTTAGCACGCCTTGTAAGAACCAGCGAGAAAGGCTGTTCAACCCCTATTATTATGCTTTCTGCTATTTTAGATACCCCAGATCAGTTAGAATTAGCTAAAGATAGCGGTGTGGATGTTTATATGACAAAGCCCCATGACCGCAGGAAATTGCAAGAGCAAATTAACGCTCTACTGGAATCCCCACCACGAAGGCAAGTTTCAACAGTTTAA
- a CDS encoding S1C family serine protease, whose protein sequence is MSISGESINLLKTLSNQLADAVALVSPALVQVNGRQRQSASGVVFAPDLIMTADHVLEREDNITIVTHDGRTLEAAFVGRDISTDLAVLKVSDLNISPANVATEDARVGQLALAIGRPDGNVMASSGIVSAVGGPLRFRSGGTLEKYLQTDATPYPGFSGGPLIDVEGLVLGILTTGLARGVTLSIPASIALASASTLSQQGYIKRGYLGISSQAVEIPAAQRAGREQEHGLLIVRVDADTPAAGGGMLLGDILLSLDGQKVDSVEDLQALLTGERVGKAVAVEVIRGGQLQTLTVTIGQRK, encoded by the coding sequence ATGAGTATTTCAGGTGAAAGTATAAATCTCCTAAAGACCCTATCAAATCAGTTAGCCGATGCGGTGGCACTTGTCTCCCCCGCATTGGTTCAGGTTAACGGGCGACAACGCCAATCCGCCAGTGGGGTGGTATTTGCCCCCGACCTGATTATGACGGCTGACCATGTGCTAGAACGAGAAGACAATATAACAATCGTGACTCATGATGGACGTACTCTTGAAGCCGCCTTTGTGGGACGCGATATTTCAACCGACCTCGCAGTTCTGAAAGTTTCCGACCTGAACATTTCCCCCGCGAATGTAGCCACCGAGGATGCCAGAGTAGGGCAATTGGCGCTGGCTATCGGTCGCCCTGATGGTAATGTAATGGCAAGTTCTGGTATTGTGAGCGCAGTGGGCGGTCCCTTGCGTTTCCGTTCGGGCGGCACTCTTGAGAAATATCTCCAGACCGATGCTACACCTTATCCGGGCTTTTCGGGTGGTCCTTTGATTGATGTGGAAGGTTTGGTATTGGGCATACTCACTACGGGGCTGGCGCGTGGTGTAACCCTATCTATACCCGCTTCTATCGCTTTAGCTTCTGCTTCAACCCTTTCTCAGCAAGGTTATATAAAGCGAGGTTATCTGGGTATTAGCAGTCAGGCGGTTGAAATTCCTGCTGCCCAACGCGCTGGGCGTGAGCAAGAGCATGGCTTGCTGATTGTGCGGGTAGATGCTGATACTCCTGCTGCGGGTGGTGGTATGCTGCTTGGTGATATTCTATTGTCACTGGATGGGCAGAAGGTTGATAGCGTTGAGGATTTGCAAGCATTATTAACAGGTGAACGAGTGGGTAAGGCAGTGGCGGTAGAGGTTATAAGAGGTGGGCAACTCCAGACTCTAACTGTAACGATAGGGCAGCGCAAGTAG
- a CDS encoding S1C family serine protease, which translates to MALDIITKPSGSELANRISETLIQLFDQVKPGVVQVTGKGRGNGAGVVWRADGAILTNQHVVGNQDSGIEVHLPDGRKFEAQVVARDSTLDLALLTVAASDLPAVPVADSSQLRIGEMVFAIGHPWGIKDVVTAGIVSGLGTVTAPHNGRTATYIRSDVVLAPGNSGGPLLNAEGAVVGINAMIFGGDMSVSIPAHVAAEWVAGIPSRRVYLGVGVQPVELPETLKVGDWSERSAGLLVVATEKGGLAESHGVFVGDVLMEIAGTPVKDAESLRSALNLSQRGSSIRLGLLRGGTVLALDVNITDTAGQ; encoded by the coding sequence ATGGCACTTGACATAATAACTAAACCATCCGGCTCTGAGCTTGCCAATCGGATATCGGAAACGCTGATACAATTATTCGATCAGGTCAAGCCCGGAGTGGTGCAAGTAACCGGGAAAGGGCGCGGCAATGGCGCAGGCGTGGTATGGCGTGCGGATGGTGCAATTCTGACTAATCAGCATGTTGTGGGTAATCAGGACTCTGGTATAGAAGTGCATCTTCCCGATGGTCGTAAGTTTGAGGCTCAGGTCGTAGCGCGGGATTCTACCCTTGATCTGGCTCTTTTGACGGTGGCTGCTAGTGACCTACCTGCTGTGCCGGTAGCCGATTCTTCCCAATTGCGAATCGGTGAAATGGTTTTTGCCATCGGGCATCCTTGGGGCATTAAGGATGTTGTAACCGCAGGAATCGTTAGTGGTTTGGGTACAGTTACAGCCCCGCATAACGGGCGAACCGCAACCTACATTCGTTCTGATGTAGTGTTAGCTCCCGGCAATTCGGGTGGTCCTTTGCTAAATGCCGAAGGAGCAGTGGTGGGCATCAACGCCATGATATTTGGCGGCGATATGTCGGTCTCAATTCCGGCGCATGTAGCGGCGGAGTGGGTAGCCGGAATACCCAGCCGCAGGGTTTATCTAGGGGTTGGGGTACAGCCTGTCGAGCTACCCGAAACACTCAAGGTTGGCGATTGGTCGGAACGTAGTGCCGGTTTGCTTGTAGTTGCTACCGAAAAGGGTGGGTTGGCAGAGTCGCATGGCGTATTTGTCGGCGATGTGCTGATGGAAATTGCAGGCACGCCCGTAAAGGATGCGGAGTCTCTACGTAGCGCCTTAAACCTTTCTCAACGTGGTTCGTCTATTCGATTGGGGCTTTTGCGGGGTGGCACAGTACTTGCACTTGATGTCAATATTACCGATACGGCGGGACAATAG
- a CDS encoding response regulator transcription factor, giving the protein MLRAFIVAATPVLRSGLRAMLNSPGIEVVGDAPSLAAAPDLHSASVVVVDERLLDDVLRGIEGERGMAVLALADDERSATSLRILNLRGWGIVLPDAPPDELQAAVMAVGQGLVVLPPALAERMLNRLPVSLSEQNTPLDEPLTPREMQVLDWLGQGLSNKLIARQLQISEHTVKFHISSVYAKLGVSSRTEAVRRGSQLGIITQ; this is encoded by the coding sequence ATGCTCCGTGCTTTCATCGTTGCTGCCACGCCTGTGCTACGTTCCGGGCTGCGGGCAATGCTCAACTCTCCCGGTATTGAGGTAGTTGGGGATGCGCCTTCGCTTGCTGCTGCACCGGATTTGCATAGCGCAAGTGTGGTAGTGGTGGATGAAAGATTACTCGATGATGTGTTACGCGGTATTGAAGGAGAGCGCGGGATGGCGGTGCTGGCGCTGGCGGATGATGAACGTTCCGCTACTTCCTTGCGTATTTTGAACCTGCGGGGTTGGGGTATAGTGCTACCCGATGCACCTCCCGATGAATTGCAAGCAGCGGTAATGGCGGTAGGGCAAGGCTTGGTGGTTTTGCCACCCGCACTGGCAGAACGTATGCTCAACCGCCTTCCGGTGTCTCTTTCTGAACAAAACACTCCGCTGGATGAACCTTTGACTCCGCGTGAAATGCAAGTGCTGGATTGGTTAGGTCAGGGGCTTTCCAATAAATTAATTGCCCGCCAGCTACAGATTAGCGAACATACGGTTAAATTTCACATTTCCTCTGTTTATGCCAAACTGGGAGTATCGAGTCGAACCGAAGCGGTGCGGCGCGGCTCACAGCTAGGCATTATCACCCAATAG